A DNA window from Trichomycterus rosablanca isolate fTriRos1 chromosome 9, fTriRos1.hap1, whole genome shotgun sequence contains the following coding sequences:
- the marcksa gene encoding myristoylated alanine-rich protein kinase C substrate a, whose amino-acid sequence MGAQFSKTEKAGEAATATAASEAAGSPSKTNGQENGHVKVNGDAAEVKEEVQANGSAAAEGEQEEKKEETKEEQNEEADKAEAAPADTEGEKEKEAAGESASPAPADEEKPSTSEETPKKKKKRFSFKKSFKMSGFSFKKSKKETAEGGDGEEKKKEGEENETQEEEKKEEGAEAAAAEEAKAETTEEVKTDEKKEETKEEEKTEEVKEEAPKPEEAAPAEEKKPQEETKPVEEVKTEEKNTEEVEKAAETEEEEPAEVPPPKQEEAPSAEEPAPAEQGTPAPAETAAEE is encoded by the exons ATGGGAGCGCAATTCTCCAAAACTGAGAAAGCAGGAGAAGCTGCAACAGCTACGGCAGCTTCAGAAGCAGCAGGTTCTCCATCCAAAACCAACGGGCAG GAGAACGGCCATGTGAAAGTGAATGGCGATGCAGCGGAGGTAAAGGAGGAGGTGCAGGCAAATGGCAGTGCAGCAGCTGAAGGAGAACAGGAGGAGAAAAAAGAGGAGACCAAAGAGGAACAGAATGAGGAAGCAGATAAAGCTGAAGCAGCTCCTGCAGACACAGagggagagaaagaaaaagaggctGCTGGAGAATCTGCCAGTCCAGCTCCGGCTGATGAGGAGAAACCTTCCACCAGTGAAGAGACAcccaagaagaaaaagaaacgcTTCTCCTTCAAGAAGTCCTTCAAAATGAGCGGCTTCTCCTTCAAAAAGAGCAAGAAGGAAACAGCAGAAGGAGGAGACGGGgaggaaaagaagaaagaagGAGAGGAAAATGAAACTCAAGAGGAGGAGAAGAAGGAGGAAGGAgcagaagcagcagcagcagaggaaGCCAAAGCCGAAACAACAGAGGAAGTAAAGACTGATGAGAAGAAAGAGGAGACAAAGGAGGAGGAAAAAACAGAGGAGGTCAAGGAGGAGGCACCCAAACCAGAAGAGGCGGCACCAGCAGAGGAGAAGAAACCACAAGAAGAAACTAAACCAGTGGAGGAGGTGAAAACAGAGGAGAAGAACACAGAGGAAGTGGAGAAAGCAGCAGAGACAGAGGAGGAGGAACCAGCTGAAGTTCCTCCTCCCAAGCAAGAGGAGGCACCAAGCGCAGAAGAACCAGCTCCAGCTGAACAGGGAACACCTGCACCTGCTGAAACTGCTGCGgaagagtaa